One genomic window of Paraburkholderia acidiphila includes the following:
- a CDS encoding 8-oxoguanine deaminase yields the protein MERTLAQGQDPQKAGKTLLVKNADMLVTMDGARREIRGGGIYVEGNRIVAVGPTAELPATADEVIDASGHLVTPGLINTHHHMYQSLTRAVPAAQDAELFGWLTNLYKVWANLTPEMIEVSTLTAMSELLLSGCTTSSDHLYIYPNGSRLDDSIRAAQRIGMRFHASRGSMSVGQKDGGLPPDSVVEREDAILADTQRLIETYHDEGRYAMLRVVVAPCSPFSVSRDLMRESAVLARHYGVSMHTHLAENVNDIAYSREKFGMTPAEYAEDLGWVGRDVWHAHCVQLDDHGIGLFGRTGTGVAHCPCSNMRLASGIAPVKKMRLAGVPVGLGVDGSASNDGAQMVAEARQAMLLARVGFGPDAMTAREALEIATLGGAQVLGRDDIGALAPGMAADFVAFDLRQPLFAGALHDPVAALVFCAPSQVALSVIGGRVVVKEGVLQTVELGPVIERHNRLAAQLVEMAR from the coding sequence TCGCACAGGGCCAGGACCCGCAAAAGGCCGGCAAGACCTTGCTGGTGAAGAACGCCGACATGCTGGTGACGATGGACGGCGCACGCCGCGAGATTCGCGGGGGCGGCATCTATGTGGAAGGCAACCGTATCGTCGCGGTCGGCCCGACGGCGGAGTTGCCCGCGACGGCCGACGAAGTGATCGACGCCAGCGGCCACCTCGTGACGCCTGGGCTCATCAACACGCATCACCACATGTACCAGAGCCTCACGCGGGCCGTGCCGGCCGCGCAGGACGCCGAACTGTTCGGCTGGCTCACGAATCTCTACAAGGTGTGGGCGAACCTCACGCCGGAGATGATCGAGGTCTCCACGCTTACGGCGATGTCGGAACTGCTGCTCTCGGGCTGCACGACGTCCAGCGATCATCTGTACATCTATCCGAACGGTAGCCGCCTGGACGACAGCATTCGCGCCGCGCAACGCATCGGCATGCGCTTTCATGCGAGCCGCGGCAGCATGAGCGTCGGGCAGAAGGACGGCGGTCTGCCGCCCGATTCCGTGGTCGAGCGCGAAGACGCGATTCTCGCCGACACACAGCGCCTCATCGAGACGTATCACGACGAGGGCCGGTACGCGATGCTGCGCGTCGTGGTGGCGCCGTGCTCGCCGTTCTCGGTGAGCCGCGACCTGATGCGCGAATCGGCGGTGCTTGCGCGGCACTACGGCGTGTCGATGCACACCCATCTCGCCGAGAACGTCAACGACATTGCTTACAGCCGCGAAAAGTTCGGCATGACGCCCGCGGAATATGCCGAGGATCTCGGCTGGGTGGGCCGCGACGTATGGCACGCGCACTGCGTGCAGCTCGACGACCACGGCATTGGCTTGTTCGGCCGCACAGGCACGGGCGTCGCGCATTGCCCGTGCTCGAACATGCGGCTCGCCTCGGGCATCGCGCCCGTGAAGAAGATGCGCCTGGCTGGCGTGCCGGTGGGGCTGGGCGTGGACGGCTCGGCATCGAACGACGGCGCGCAGATGGTGGCCGAGGCGCGTCAGGCCATGCTGCTTGCGCGCGTGGGTTTCGGCCCGGACGCCATGACGGCGCGCGAAGCGCTCGAGATCGCGACGTTAGGCGGCGCACAGGTGCTGGGTCGCGACGACATTGGCGCGCTCGCCCCCGGCATGGCGGCCGACTTCGTGGCGTTCGACTTGCGCCAGCCACTTTTCGCCGGGGCGCTGCACGATCCGGTCGCGGCGCTGGTGTTTTGCGCACCCTCCCAGGTCGCGTTGAGCGTGATCGGCGGGCGCGTGGTGGTGAAGGAGGGCGTGCTGCAGACGGTGGAACTCGGCCCGGTCATCGAACGGCACAACCGGCTCGCGGCACAGCTCGTGGAGATGGCGCGCTGA